A single Pirellulaceae bacterium DNA region contains:
- the tssG gene encoding type VI secretion system baseplate subunit TssG has translation MASPRRNSARTVGDRLSAEAYHFAFVQVVRIIEHIRAHQGYPSQPVGYAVHPEQECLRILGSLGRSFAPAEVAAVAGIEAPLAAVTPQRPVVTTTFMGLYGPSGVLPQHDNQRIINRGGKANVEKELLDLFHHRILSLFYRASTKYRLPFAYDRHVRHTKSDLELTTRVLLSVAGLGFSQLQKRLCFSDELVIKYCQYFGQGPKNASSLARMLESVFGIRVSILPWQGRWLSHTPHSRSIMPHRALPAGQHCQLGRSLVLGERVWEIQRKFRVRIGPVDRQTFQAFLPGSKNLTMAMQMVRLYIDVSLDFDIQLEIRADEVPQLKLNGADSRLGLNAWLISRPPTANKTDAVFGESNAHFTN, from the coding sequence ATGGCCAGCCCGCGGCGGAACTCAGCACGTACTGTAGGCGACCGGTTGTCTGCCGAAGCCTATCACTTTGCGTTTGTGCAAGTGGTGCGCATCATCGAGCACATTCGTGCGCACCAGGGCTATCCCAGCCAACCTGTTGGATATGCGGTACACCCAGAGCAGGAGTGCCTGCGGATTCTAGGTTCGTTGGGACGTAGCTTTGCGCCTGCAGAAGTCGCCGCAGTCGCGGGCATAGAGGCGCCATTGGCGGCTGTCACACCGCAGCGCCCCGTGGTCACTACGACTTTCATGGGATTGTATGGACCCAGCGGCGTATTACCACAACATGACAATCAGCGCATTATCAACCGCGGTGGAAAAGCCAACGTCGAGAAAGAGCTGCTGGATTTATTTCATCATCGCATCCTGTCGCTGTTCTATCGCGCATCAACCAAGTATCGACTACCTTTCGCCTACGACAGGCACGTGCGACATACCAAGTCGGACCTCGAGTTGACCACGCGAGTCCTGCTGTCGGTTGCGGGCTTGGGATTTTCCCAGTTGCAAAAGCGATTGTGTTTCTCCGATGAGCTAGTCATCAAGTATTGTCAATATTTTGGCCAGGGCCCCAAGAATGCATCTAGTTTGGCACGAATGCTGGAATCGGTATTTGGAATACGAGTTAGCATTCTGCCCTGGCAGGGTAGGTGGCTCAGCCACACACCCCACAGCCGGTCGATAATGCCGCACCGCGCACTGCCCGCCGGACAACATTGTCAATTGGGTAGGAGTCTGGTGCTCGGCGAGCGGGTTTGGGAAATACAACGGAAGTTTCGCGTCCGTATCGGACCGGTGGATCGCCAAACTTTTCAGGCCTTCCTGCCAGGGTCGAAGAACTTGACAATGGCCATGCAGATGGTTCGACTGTATATCGATGTAAGTTTGGATTTCGATATTCAACTGGAAATCAGGGCCGATGAGGTGCCACAATTGAAGCTTAACGGTGCCGACTCAAGGCTGGGTCTGAACGCTTGGCTGATCAGTCGGCCGCCGACTGCCAACAAAACGGACGC